The following is a genomic window from Spodoptera frugiperda isolate SF20-4 chromosome 18, AGI-APGP_CSIRO_Sfru_2.0, whole genome shotgun sequence.
ttttattaaactttagcTACGCGGTTGGTTTGGAGTCCTAAATTcggtaaattattttgactgtaattttatttctatgaagTAACCAATTAACTCGCAAtaacttattacaaaaatctatCTACTATTACAGAATACATTCCCTTACCAGCAATACCCCCACTACTACCATATCCTCAAAAAGGTACgcaactattttaatttaactggatcaaaaagaataattcaatCATCATAAAAAATGATGCCAGCCGAATTCTTAATTTATgggaagtcgattaaaaatattctttgccATTTCAAGACAACATAGAGTTTTTAGCAGGAAGGCCCATAACATAGTACGTTTGTGATGTTCACAAGACCTCTTAAGTACACAATTTTTACTTATACTTTGATAGTACCTATTGAATTACTTAGCAAGGATATAACAAAGCATAATCTATATTCACAGAAACACATCCAGAAGCTCCACATCCAGCTGAAGCGCCAGGTACAATAGTACTACTAGTTCTGCTGATACCATACGATACCTAGCATTATACTGTTACACTActacataatgtattatgtattattcaCAGACCTTCAACCACTATCTCCTCTACTGCAGCCTGAACAGCCAGGTACAGTTATAAGACCAGTATTGTCTGCACCAGCCCTTTGTGCTCCATTCACTAAATGTActtctttattttcattagcTCCAGAAGTAGCTCCAGAAGCTGGTCCACCAGCACCTCATCCAGGTGATTTCTTGTctaattcaaataatttgtCATTTGGTGGTTGAAGTTTGAAGACctattttttgtatgaatatttgTTTTCGCAGCGCCATTCACTGAGCCAGATCAACTGCCAGGTACAATAGTCAAATGCAATTATATGACATTTAAGATCAATTCGTTTGAATCAATCAAGTAAAATTAATAGTACTTCACTATGTTCCTCACAGAGCTGCCTCCTTGGCAACCATGGCATCCATTCCCATCGCCTCTACATCCAGGTACATTACAACTCTTATGAATACCATGCCATAATAACGATTATGAAAAAAGAATAATTGTTAATTGACTTTATAATTGCCTCTCACAGAAATACTTCCATCTCCCCCACTGTCACCGCCAGATCAGCCAGGTATATTAcagattttaaagaaaatattaaaataaggaaCTGTAACGatcattttacaaaattgtCCACTGCTTCAACACTAGTATTGTCTGTACTAGCACTTATTGAAcgtaattctttattttcattagcTCCAGAAGTAGCACCAGAAGCCGGTCCTCCGGCACCTCATCCAGGTGATTTCTTGTCCAATTCAAACTGTTTATGTTTGGTATGATAGGGAGATCaaattttttgataatttttttgttttcgcaGCGCCTATTCTTGAGCCAGATCAACTACCAGgtacaataataaatgaaatttaaaagaaaaggtACCACGGCTAGTTTTATTACTTCGATCAAGTAAAACTAAAAGTATTTTACTCTGTTCTTTATAGGACTGCATCCATGGCAACCATCTCCATCACCTCTAGGCCCAGGTACATTTCAATTCATTACAGTGATTTTaagtatacaaatattattaaagagaGTTGTGAATTTCATGATTGTTTCAAAATTTGTACTCAATTTGCTCCACGACCGTCTACACAGACTAATACAGTTATATAACCAGTTTTGTCTGCATGCCCCTGTGGTCCACTCATAAAACGTGcttctttattttcattagcTCCAGAAGTAGCTCCAGAAGCAGGTCCATTGGCACCGCATCCAGGTGATCTATTGTCTAATTcgaattgtttgttatttgatgGAAGTTAGAGATCTTactatttctataaatatttatttttgcagtgCCAATCACTGAGCCAGATCAACTACCAGGTACAATAGTGAAATATTAACAACTTATGACATTTATGATAATATATCACTGTTTTCGGGAgaattgataatttaaaaattattctacTTCAATTTGTTATTCACAGAGCTGCCTCCTTGGCATCCATGGCATCCATCGCCTCTACACCCAGGtacatttaaatcaaatataaacggctatttttaatttaagactATCACTCGCTTTTGAAGCGAAAGCTTTAGAAACTcgatcaaataaaattaattcttctCTACTATGTTCTTCACAGAGCTGCCTCCATGGCACCCATGGCAACCATGGCATCCAGCTCTATCACCTCTACATCCAGGTACTTTGAAATCAAATATGAAGGGCTACATGCTAATCTATAACCTTGTcttttaaaaattcaatagaaaaaaataatactacttCACTCTGTTCTTCACAGAGCTGCCTCCTTGGCACCCATGGCATCAATGGCATCAATGGCATCCATCCCCATCACCTCTATACCCAGGTACATTACAACTCATTTCAATAATATCGAACACTTATTccattaataaacaattacacGACCAGGTGTAGTGACATCTCTAGTAGTCTGTATGCTAGTACAGACACTTTGCTCTTCgctcattaaatatattttttatttccattagCTCCAGAAGTAGGCCCAGAAGCTGGTCCACCGGCACCTTCTCCAGGTGATTTATTGttcaatttaaacaatttattcttTGAAAAGGTGTAAGATCTTACCTTAAGTATGTCTTTGTTGCTTgttttgatacatttaaaacttGTTACAGAGCAACCACTACCCCATTCTCTATCGTCTCTCCAACCAGGTATATTTCAAAGCGTACATTATATCAAATATCATTATGATCACTTCAGTAGTCCATTATGTCCTTAATACGTTTAGGAATTGAAGTACTTGATTTATCTTCCACAGATCTAGTCCTGAAACCACCGGTATCTGTGACTTCTCATTCAGGTACGCCACAAGTTGATAGTTTTGTACATGATTTATCCACAGAAATCTACAATATTGCTAATTTGTACCTTTTGTACTATTTACAGAAGTTATTAACATATCGCCTCCACAAggtaataaagataaataatatatgtaataacattttttctGACTAAAACGGTTACAAATTATTTCTGGTCTAATTCAAACATTTTCTGATAGTAATACTACTTCACTATTTCACAGAGCTACCACCATGGCATCCATGGCACCCATCTCCATCGCCACTACACCCAGGTACATTACAACTCAATTAGTAATTATCCGTCCTTTGATCAGTGACTGACCTCCAAATAAAGGTGTATTCTGTTGTGCTCCactcattaaatatatttcactaTTTTCATAAGCTCCAGAAATATCTCCAGAAGCTGGTCCACCGGCGCCATATCCAGGTAATTATTTGTCTAATtcaaaacatttcatatttgGTAAAAGCTTAAGatcttatttttgtaaaaaaatatatttaatatatttgttccCGCAGCGCCTTCTCCTGAAGCACATCTATCTCCAGgtataatatcaattttatacaCAGCTGCttgaaatttaaaacaacaaaaagcttcttgtaattattatgttcgaATTAAATCAAACACtacaaatatttcaatgttttattgaCAGAGCAACAACTACTGCATCCATCTCCATCGCCTCTACATCCAGGtacatttaaatcaaatataaaatatctctgATTTTTGTGAATATGATCAAGCAAAATTAATTCTGATTCACTATCTTCCTCACAGAGCTGCCTCCTTGGCATCCATTGAATCTATCTCCGTCGCCTCTACACCCAGGtactttacaaattattttaaaaatgtatcccATTTATTAACAATAGCTCCGAAATCACAATAACGACAGCGGacatagaatattttttctaaactgAATATTGCCCCTCACAGAATTACTTCCATCGCCGTTACCGTCACCACGAGATCAACCAGGTATattatagtatttaaaatatataaatataagtaacttAATCGCAAATTACACAAAATTGTCCAATCAGTCGTACACTCAGAACATACTTCTTTAATTTTCAGTAGCTCCAGAAGTAGCTCCAGAATTTGGTCCACCAGCACCTTCTCCAGGTGATTACATATCTAATTCAAACAATTTTGTGATTTGGTAACAGTTTTAGTTCATatctttgtaaaaaaatatttggccTCGCAGCGCCTTCACCTGAATCACATCTATCGCCAGGTATAATATTAGTCTAATACAAACTGCTACTTGAAATTTACGAGAACACCAAAGctttttatagataattatgttaaaatcaAATCAAGTACAAAGAATATTTAAACTTGTGTTTAACAGAGCAACAACTACTGCAACCATCTCCATCACCTTTACACCCAGGtacatttaaatcaaatataaacGGCCACtttaattatagaaaaatatgtctGATTTTTGTTTGGATTTGGTTGGATTGATTTGGTTTAGCTTAGATCGAATGAAATTAATTCCACTTCACTCTGTTCTTAACAGAGCTGCCTCCTTGGCATCCATTGCAACCATCTCCGTCGCCTCTACACCCAGGTACATTACAACTAATTCAATGATTTTGCACAATTACAAACAATGACAAAACCAGGTGCAGTTACATCACTAGTAGTCTGTACCAGCTTTTTGCTCTACggtcattaaatatatttttatttccattagCTCCAGAAGTAGGTCCAGAAGCTGGTCCAGAAGCTGGTCCACCGGCACCTCATCCAGGtgaatttttgtttgattttaataatctaTTCTTTGGAGAGCGACATCTTACTTCTACTACTAGTATTTCTTTGTTgcttattttgatacatttaaaacttGTTACAGAGCAATCATGTATAGTGGTTCCTCTGTATCAAAGATGGGGTAGTCCCCATCCTCTATCGCCTCTCCAACCAGGTATATTTCAAAGCCTTACACTTTTCACATTGCTTTAAAGATAATCCCTTAGTATAATTTGAATAGTTACTTGATTGATCTTCCACAGATATAGTTCCGAAACCTCCGGTATCTGTGACTTCTCATTCAGGTACGCCATACATTGAATGTTTTGTACATGATTTATCCACCGAAATTAACAAAATCGCTAATTTGTACCTTTTGTACTATTTACAGAAGTAATTAACATATTCCCACCACAAGGTAAATAAGACGAATAATCTATATATTTCTAACTAAAACGGTTACAAATAATTTCTAGtctaatttaaacattttctgATAGTAATACTACTTCACTGTATTCTTCACAGAGCTACCACCATGGCATCCATCGCCTCTACACCCAGGTACCTTTCAATTCAATTCAGTAACTTTGCCTCCTTTGATCACTGACTGACCTCCAAACAAAGGTTGTTTTATAACTAGTATTATCTGCACCACCTCTTTGTGCTTCACtcattaaacatatttattgtcATTAGCTCCAGAAGTAGCTCCAGGATCTAGTCCACCAGCACCTTATCCAGGTGAATTCTTGtgttatttaaacaatttgttatttGGTGTGAATTTGAGATCTTTAGATTTGTATGAATTCAATCGAGTACAGAAACTATTTCACCCTATTATTCACAGAGCAACAACCACTACAGCCATCTCCATCGCCTCTACATCCAGGTACATTTAAATCAAAGATTCACTCGCTCAACATTGGCAGCTTTTGTGAATTggatcaaattaaattaattctaatttcCTCTGTCCACCACAGAGCTGCCTCCATGGCATCCATGGAATCAAGCACCGTTGCCTCAACACCCAGGTACATTACAACACAtttcaaagtttttaaatttaattagatCCCATTTAAAAACAATGGTTCCGAAATCCCTATAATGAAAATAGAATCATTATTCTAATCCGAATATTGCCCCCCACAGAATTACTTCCATCGCCGTTACCGTCACCGCCAGATCACCCAGGTATATTATAGTTTGTAAGGATCATATTAAATTAGTTACTTAAACTAAAATTGTCCAGAACTTTATCAGTCTGTTTTGTACCAGCTCCACTcattaacttctttattttcattagcTCCAGAAGAGCTCCTTTTCCACCAGCACCTTCTCCAGGTGATTACTTAtctaatttatacaatttaatatttggtGTGAACAAACGGCTACTTGATATTTAAAAGAACACCACagctttttatttcaatgaaatcaagtacaaaaataaaaatacttgtgattCACAGAGCAACAACCACTGCAGCCATCTCCATCGCCTCTACACCCAGGTACATTTAAATCAAAGATTTACTCGCTCACATTGGCTAGTTTAAATATCGGAAAATATCTCAGCTTTTGTGAATTGGATCAAGTTAAATTAATTCCAATTTTCTCTGTTCATCACAGAGCTGCCTCCATGGCATCCATGGAATCAATCTCCGTTGCCTCCACATCCAGGTATCTTTCAACTGATTtcggtattttaattaaattttgtaaagACTATTTAAAACTACTGTAAGTTTTAGGAAAAGTAAAATACGTGTCCATCAGGATATGGCCTGCACATTAACATTCTTCTTCATTTTCATTAGCTCCAGAAGTAGCTCCAGAGTTTGGTCCACCGGCACCTCATCCAGGTGAATTCTTGtgttatttaaacaatttgttatttGGTGTGAATTTGAGATATTTAGATTTGTATGAATTCAATCGAGTCTAAATCTATTTCGCCCTATTATTCACAGAGCAACAACCACTGCAGCCATCTCCATCGCCTCTACATCCAGGTACATACAGTTAAATCAAATGTAAAGAGCTACttgaaatttgaaacaatattacagtctttaataaaatcaatcaaGTAAAGTTAATACATTTTCGCTCGGTGTTTCACAGAGCTGCCTCCTTGGCATCCATGGAATCAAACTCCGTTGCCTCTACACCCAGGtacattacaaattatttcaaaagtttTGCACATTTATCCCACTTACAAACAATGTCTCCGAAATCACAATAACGATAATGAAAATAGAATCATTATTCTAAACTGAATATTGCCCCTCACAGACTTACTTCCATCGCCGTTACCGTCACCACGAGATCAACTAGGTATATTATAGTTTGTAAAgatcatattaaaataagttaccTAAACTAAAATTGTCCAGTGCTTTATAAATAGTCTGTTTTGTACCAGCTCCACTCATTAACTTCTTTATTATCATTAGCTCCAGAAGTAGCTCCAGAATTTGGTCCACCAGCACCTTCTCCAGGTGATTACTTATATCTAATTGTGTGTGATAGTGTGAATTTTGGATcttattgtttatataaaaaatatttgttcacgCAGCGCCTTCCCCTGAATCACATCTATCGCCAGGTATAATATTAGTCTAATACAAACGCTACTTGAATATTTAGAAGAACATCAAAGCTTtgagtatataattatgtttaaatcaAATCAAGTACAAAGAATATTTAAACTTGTGTTTAACAGAGCAACAACTACTGCATCCATCTCCATCGCCTCTACACCCaggtacatataataaatcaaatataaatggCTACTTTCATTATACGAAACAATATTTCAGTCTTTATTGAATTCAATCAAGTAAAGTTAATACATTTAACTACGTTTTCACAGAGCTGCCTCCATGGCAACAATCAATCTCCGTTGCCTCCACATCCAGGTACAttactaattatttcaaaagttttgattaaaattttccCACATTTAAACAATGGCTCCGAAATCACAATAACGATAatgcaattatttattattcttaattGAATATTACTTATCACAGAATTACTCCCATCGCCCACACCTTCATCGCCAGATCAACCAGGTACATATATTGATATAAAACAAATgatctttatatttaaaataaatacacagtCTAACGCTTTTTATTAATCTGTCCACAGAACTTTGCTCCACTGTTCATGAGTCCTAGTCATTGTACAGCAAGTTCTTTGTGTTCACTCTTTCAAAAATCCACTTTATTTTCTCCAGTTCCCATGATTGGACCCATTAATTTAAATTCCTTTTGATTTGGTTGAAGATTGGCTTCATTccaaatttaaaagaaatgtcAGCTTTTGTAGATCTGTTTCAATCGAATCAAATcaagtacatataatattttacttgtatttaaCAGAGCAACAACCACTGCAGCCATCTCCATCGCCTCTACATCCAGGTACATTTTAATCAAAGATTTACTCGCTCACATCGGCTAGATTAAATATCGGAAAATATCTCAgcttttgtgattttttttattaaagtaattccAATTTTCTCTGTTCATCACAGAGCTGCCTCCATGGCATCCATGGAATCAACCTCCGTTGCCTTCACATCCAGGTATCTTTCAACTGATTTcggtattataatttaattttgtaaagacTATTTAATAGTACTGTAAGTTTTAGGAAAAGTAGAATACGAGTACAGAAACTATTTCGCCCTATTATTCACAGAGCAACAACCACTGCAGCCATCTCCATCACCTCTACATCCAGGTACATACAGTTATATCAAATATACAGAGCTACttgaaatttgaaataatatctctgtctttaataaaatcaatcgagtaaagtaaataatatttcgttcGGTTCCTCACAGAGCTGCCTCCTTGGCACCCATGGAATCAAACTCCGTTGCCTCTACACCCAGGTACATTTAAATCAATTATAAATGGCTAATTTAATTgtacaaatatgtatgtttttattgaattcgctaaaataaaattaattctacatAACTACGTTCTTCACAGAGCTGCCTCCATGGCAACAACCATCTTTGTCTACACCCAGGTACCTTTcaactcaaatatttttttttgctattcaTCCCATTAATTTATAAACGATTGCTCcaaaatcaaataacaattaTGAAAAAAGAATATTTGAAATTGAACATTGCCTTTCACAGAGTTACTCCCATCGCCCACACCGTCATCGCCAGATCATCCAGGTATATTAttgaagttataaaatatattatcttttacgaaaaataaatataattgtccAATGCTTTATCGCTAGTACTGCGAAAACAAATTCTTTTATAAATTCTctcaagtaaaattaaaactacttcaCTCTGTTCTTCACAGAGCTGCCTCCTTGGCACCCATGGCACCCATCTCCATCACCTCCACACCCAGGTACAttactaattatttcaaaagtttTGCACATTTATCCCACTTATAAACAATGGTTCCGAAATCACAATAACGATAATGAAAATAGAATCATTATTCTAATCTGAATATTGCCCCTCACAGACTTACTTCCATCGCCGTTACCGTCACCACGAGATCAACTAGGTATATTATAGTTTGTAAAgatcatattaaaataagttaccTAAACTAAAATTGTCCAGTACTTTATAAATAGTCTGTTTTGTACCAGCTCCACTcattaacttctttattttcattagcTCCAGAAGTAGCTCCAGAATTTGGTCCACCAGCACCTTCTCCAGGTGATTACTTGTATCTAATTGTGTGTGATAGTGTGAAATTTGGATCTTataattcatataaaaaatatttgttcacgCAGCGCCTTCCCCTGAATCACATCTATCGCCaggtataatattagtttaatacAAACGCTACTTGAATATTTAGAAGAACATCAAAGCTTtgagtatataattatgtttaaatcaAATCAAGTACAAAGAATATTTAAACTTGTGTTTAACAGAGCAACAACCACTGCATCCATCTCCATCGCCTCTACACCcaggtacatataatatatcaaaTATAGATGGCTACCTCTGAATTCAAATATCGAAAAGTCGGGGGtatcgaatcccctcccctaaaagttatggctattttaatattttttttactttttgttgttattgaattcgatcaaataaaattaattctacatAACTACGTTCTTCACAGAGCTGCCTCCATGGCAACAACCATCTCCATTGTACTCCACGGGTTAGACTCTCTGGATCCAGGTACATTTCAATTCGTTGTTTCAGTCTTTTTAattgtacattaaaattttgtagACACTTCAATAAGTTTCAGTCTTTTGATCAAAATTTTGTAGACAATTTTAAAAAGTGATGAGTTAAAGTGGTGTAAGAGTTCAGAACGTGTGCACGGCTAGTTGCAGCTATATCACTAGTATTGTCTGCACCAGTTCTTTGTGCTTCACTCATTAAACATActtctttattttcattagcTCCAGAAGTAGCTCCAGGATCTAGTCCACCGGCACCTTCTCCAGGTGATTACTTATCTAAttcaaacaatttgttatttGGTGTGAATTTGAGATCTTTAGATTTGTATGAATTCAATCGAGTACAGAAACTATTTCACCCTATTATTCACAGAGCAACAACCACTGCAGCCATCTCCATCGCCTCTACATCCAGGTACATTTAAATCAAAGATTTACTAGCTCACATTGGCTAGTTTAAATATCGGAAAATATCTCAGCTTTTGTGTATTGGATCAAGTTAAATTAATTCCAATTTTCTCTGTTCATCACAGAGCTGCCTCCATGGCATCCATGGAATCAACCTCCGTTGCCTCCACATCCAGGTATCTTTCAACTGATTTcggtattttaataaattttgtaaagaCTATTTAAAACTACTGTAAGTGTTACGAAAAGTAAAGTACGTGTCCATCAGCATATGGCCTGCACATTAACATTCTTCTTCATTTTCATTAGCTCCAGAAGTAGCTCCAGAGTTTGGTCCACCGGCACCTCATCCAGGTGAATTCTTGTGTTAttcaaacaatttgttatttGGTGTGAATTTGAGGTATTTAGATTTGTATGAATTCAATCGAGTCTAAAGCTATTTCGCCCTATTATTCACAGAGCAACAACCATCTCCATCACCTCTACATCCaggtacatacatttatatcaaactagcaaactcggcgaactccgtttcaccaccaatgttaattttttcccgaattttctttgctataaacctcacggagcccgagacctttccaacgaatgcaaaaccgtggaaatcggctcgtgcgttctggagttatagcgtcaggaaggaaaaccctacttatttttatattatagaatataaACGACTACTtgacatttaaaacattatctCTGTCTTGTATAAATTCAATCTAGTAACATTAATACTACTTCACTCTGTTCCTCACAGAACTGCCTCCTTGGCACCCATGGAATCAAACTCCGTTGCCTCTACACCCAGGTACgttatatattatttcaaaagttTTGCACATTTATCCCACATATAAACAATGGTTCCGAAATCACAATAAcgacaatgaaaataaaataattctaaataGAATATTGTTTCTCACAGAATTACTCCCATCACCCCCACTGTCGCCGCCAGATCAACTAGGTATATTATAGTTTGTCAAGATCATATTAAGtaacttaaactaaaattgTCCAGTGCTTTATAAATAATCTGTTTTGTACCAGCTCCACTCATTGACTTCTTTATTATCATTAGCTCCAGAAGTAGCTCCAGGATCTGGTCCACCAGCACCTTCTCCAGGTGATTACTTCTATCTAATTCAATCAATTTGTTATTTGGTGTGAACAAACggctatttaaaatttaaaagaacaCCACGTCTTTTTCTTTCCATGAAATCAAGTACAGAAAAAAACTTGTAATTCACAGAGCAACAACCACTGCAGCCATCCCCATCGCCTCTACATCCAGGTACATTTAAATCAAAGATTTACTCGCTCACATTGGCTAGTTTAAATATCGGAAAATATCTCAGCTTTTGTGAATTGGATCAAGTTAAATTAATTCCAATTTTGTCTGTTCATCACAGAGCTGCCTCCATGGCATCCATGGAATCAATCTCCGTTGCCTCCACATCCAGGTATCTTTcaactgatttcaatattttaataaaattttgtaaaaactacTGCAAGTGTTAGGAAAAGTAAAGTACGTGTCCATCAGCATATTATGGCCTGCACAGGCAGGTACAGCTGTATCTCTAGTATTGTCCACTCATTAAACATTCTTCTTCATTTTCATTAGCTCCAGAAGTAGCTCCAGAGTTTGGTCCACCGGCACCTCATCCAGGTGATTACTTGTGTTAttcaaacaatttgttattGGGTGTGAATTTGAGATATATAGATTTATATGAATTCAATCGAGTACAGAAACTATTTCACCCTATTATTCACAGAGCAACAACCACTACAGCCATCCCCATCGCCTCTACATCCAGGTACATACAGTTATATCAAATATAAAGCTACTTGAAATTTGAAACCAATCAAGTGAAGTTAATACTATTTCGGTTGGTTCTTCACAGAGCTGCCTCCTTGGCATCCATGGAATCAAACTCCGTTGCCTGCACACCCAGGtacattacaaattatttcaaaagtttTGCACATTTCCACTTATAACAATGGCTCCGAAATCACAATAACGATAATGAAAATAGAATCATTATTCTAAACTGAATATTGCCCCTCACAGACTTACTTCCATCGCCGTTACCGTCACCACGAGATCAACTAGGTATA
Proteins encoded in this region:
- the LOC118278257 gene encoding basic proline-rich protein-like isoform X13 translates to MVKIKRSLWLLFVLAVGVLARPDSDDLSTASSQLAELRSGRVLDVTAEDVTSEDVTAEDSDSDESRMFNPNELIGLPLPLDSLHKCHSQGEMYYEKRGAICFVCACFSSSIGLLYSKCVACDLCVEEHNAIPLPPHPATRLVWSPKFEYIPLPAIPPLLPYPQKETHPEAPHPAEAPDLQPLSPLLQPEQPAPEVAPEAGPPAPHPAPFTEPDQLPELPPWQPWHPFPSPLHPEILPSPPLSPPDQPAPILEPDQLPELPPWHPWHPSPLHPELPPWHPWQPWHPALSPLHPELPPWHPWHQWHQWHPSPSPLYPAPEVGPEAGPPAPSPEQQLLHPSPSPLHPAPEVAPGSSPPAPYPEQQPLQPSPSPLHPELPPWHPWNQSPLPPHPAPEVAPEFGPPAPHPEQQPLQPSPSPLHPELPPWHPWNQTPLPLHPDLLPSPLPSPRDQLAPEVAPEFGPPAPSPAPSPESHLSPEQQPLQPSPSPLHPELPPWHPWNQPPLPSHPEQQPLQPSPSPLHPELPPWHPWNQTPLPLHPELLPSPTPSSPDHPELPPWHPWHPSPSPPHPDLLPSPLPSPRDQLAPEVAPEFGPPAPSPAPSPESHLSPEQQPLHPSPSPLHPAPEVAPGSSPPAPSPEQQPLQPSPSPLHPELPPWHPWNQPPLPPHPAPEVAPEFGPPAPHPEQQPSPSPLHPGTFKSKIYSLTLASLNIGKYLSFCELDQVKLIPILSVHHRAASMASMESISVASTSRATTTAAIPIASTSRAASMASMESNSIASTSRITSITPTVTGRSSSSRSSSRIWSTGTFSRATTRATISITPTSSSRSSPRSWSTSA
- the LOC118278257 gene encoding basic proline-rich protein-like isoform X25, which gives rise to MVKIKRSLWLLFVLAVGVLARPDSDDLSTASSQLAELRSGRVLDVTAEDVTSEDVTAEDSDSDESRMFNPNELIGLPLPLDSLHKCHSQGEMYYEKRGAICFVCACFSSSIGLLYSKCVACDLCVEEHNAIPLPPHPATRLVWSPKFEYIPLPAIPPLLPYPQKETHPEAPHPAEAPDLQPLSPLLQPEQPAPEVAPEAGPPAPHPAPFTEPDQLPELPPWQPWHPFPSPLHPEILPSPPLSPPDQPAPILEPDQLPELPPWHPWHPSPLHPELPPWHPWQPWHPALSPLHPELPPWHPWHQWHQWHPSPSPLYPAPEVGPEAGPPAPSPEQQLLHPSPSPLHPAPEVAPGSSPPAPYPEQQPLQPSPSPLHPELPPWHPWNQSPLPPHPAPEVAPEFGPPAPHPEQQPLQPSPSPLHPELPPWHPWNQTPLPLHPDLLPSPLPSPRDQLAPEVAPEFGPPAPSPAPSPESHLSPEQQPLQPSPSPLHPELPPWHPWNQPPLPSHPEQQPLQPSPSPLHPELPPWHPWNQTPLPLHPELLPSPTPSSPDHPELPPWHPWHPSPSPPHPDLLPSPLPSPRDQLAPEVAPEFGPPAPSPAPSPESHLSPEQQPLHPSPSPLHPAPEVAPGSSPPAPSPEQQPLQPSPSPLHPELPPWHPWNQPPLPPHPAPEVAPEFGPPAPHPEQQPSPSPLHPGTFKSKIYSLTLASLNIGKYLSFCELDQVKLIPILSVHHRAASMASMESISVASTSSSRSSSRVWSTGTSSRATTTAAIPIASTSRAASMASMESNSIASTSS
- the LOC118278257 gene encoding basic proline-rich protein-like isoform X31, producing MVKIKRSLWLLFVLAVGVLARPDSDDLSTASSQLAELRSGRVLDVTAEDVTSEDVTAEDSDSDESRMFNPNELIGLPLPLDSLHKCHSQGEMYYEKRGAICFVCACFSSSIGLLYSKCVACDLCVEEHNAIPLPPHPATRLVWSPKFEYIPLPAIPPLLPYPQKETHPEAPHPAEAPDLQPLSPLLQPEQPAPEVAPEAGPPAPHPAPFTEPDQLPELPPWQPWHPFPSPLHPEILPSPPLSPPDQPAPILEPDQLPELPPWHPWHPSPLHPELPPWHPWQPWHPALSPLHPELPPWHPWHQWHQWHPSPSPLYPAPEVGPEAGPPAPSPEQQLLHPSPSPLHPAPEVAPGSSPPAPYPEQQPLQPSPSPLHPELPPWHPWNQSPLPPHPAPEVAPEFGPPAPHPEQQPLQPSPSPLHPELPPWHPWNQTPLPLHPDLLPSPLPSPRDQLAPEVAPEFGPPAPSPAPSPESHLSPEQQPLQPSPSPLHPELPPWHPWNQPPLPSHPEQQPLQPSPSPLHPELPPWHPWNQTPLPLHPELLPSPTPSSPDHPELPPWHPWHPSPSPPHPDLLPSPLPSPRDQLAPEVAPEFGPPAPSPAPSPESHLSPEQQPLHPSPSPLHPAPEVAPGSSPPAPSPEQQPLQPSPSPLHPELPPWHPWNQPPLPPHPAPEVAPEFGPPAPHPEQQPSPSPLHPGTFKSKIYSLTLASLNIGKYLSFCELDQVKLIPILSVHHRAASMASMESISVASTSSSRSSSRVWSTGTSSRATTTTAIPIASTSS